The following are from one region of the Chromobacterium phragmitis genome:
- a CDS encoding carbonic anhydrase yields MGNLTGLLARIRSAVGLTRYEGERRSKNPDCVDAVARSNVLAKLEGEGRIKIVGTMYHLNGGRLEFLTA; encoded by the coding sequence ATGGGAAATCTGACCGGCCTGTTGGCGCGGATACGGTCGGCGGTAGGTCTGACTCGCTACGAAGGCGAGCGCCGCAGCAAGAATCCGGACTGTGTCGACGCAGTGGCGCGCAGCAATGTGCTGGCCAAGCTGGAGGGGGAAGGGCGCATCAAGATTGTGGGCACTATGTACCACTTGAACGGCGGCCGGCTGGAGTTCCTGACTGCGTAA
- a CDS encoding DUF523 domain-containing protein, which yields MKKPTLLVSACLLGQPVRYDGRAKPVDSPHWQALRERFELLPACPECLGGLPTPRAPAEIAGGDGGSVLRGEAMVKTEAGEDVSAAFAAGAQIMRQTAQRHGCEHALLKANSPSCGNRRIYDGNFTSTLREGDGVAASLLRQHGIQVWNEEEIASLLQAMETPPR from the coding sequence ATGAAGAAACCGACTCTGCTGGTCAGCGCCTGCCTGCTTGGGCAACCGGTCCGTTACGATGGCCGCGCCAAACCGGTCGACAGCCCCCACTGGCAAGCGCTACGCGAGCGCTTCGAACTGTTGCCAGCCTGCCCGGAATGCCTGGGCGGCCTGCCCACGCCGCGCGCGCCCGCCGAGATTGCGGGCGGCGATGGCGGCAGCGTGCTGCGGGGCGAGGCCATGGTGAAAACCGAAGCAGGAGAGGATGTCAGCGCCGCCTTTGCCGCCGGCGCGCAAATCATGCGGCAAACCGCGCAGCGCCATGGCTGCGAGCATGCTCTGCTGAAAGCCAACAGCCCGTCCTGCGGCAATCGCCGCATTTACGACGGAAACTTCACCTCCACCTTGCGCGAAGGCGACGGCGTCGCCGCCAGTCTGCTGCGACAGCATGGCATCCAGGTGTGGAATGAAGAAGAAATCGCATCGCTGCTGCAAGCGATGGAAACGCCGCCGCGCTAA
- the pdxR gene encoding MocR-like pyridoxine biosynthesis transcription factor PdxR, with amino-acid sequence MSHDWIADYLSARLRRAPGEPLSRQLYRQLRELISQRRLNGGTPLPASRALALTLRLGRNTVLAAYDQLTAEGYVESRHGSGTYVSDAFSRQASPSEPVSALPRGLSRRGQALAQASRLPAGKLGAFVPGLPELEQFPYRQWQHCLAKRQRHPPLEWLRYQQQGGLPELRWTLSQYLRLSRSVQCEPEQIVIASGAQQALSLLAQLLAEPGDVAWLEEPGYVGAQAAMQASGLRCVGIAVDQDGLRVDAEADPPRLIYVTPAHQYPTGAVMSLPRRLALLEHARRHDSWIIEDDYDGEFCYASAPLAALQSLDQERRVIYVGTFSKVMYPALKLAYLVLPPELVDPYRRCQARLQGEGHYAVQAAVADFIEQGHFARHIRQMRTLYRRRQQLLRHACAQTLGDSLPLRGGDAGMHLLATLPEGFDEWALQAAAAERQLWLRPLARHYLGQPSGNGLVLGYAGIADHAIAPAVRQLAGLLETRLK; translated from the coding sequence TTGAGCCACGACTGGATTGCGGACTACCTCTCCGCCCGGCTGCGCCGAGCGCCAGGCGAGCCGCTGTCACGCCAGCTCTATCGCCAGTTGCGGGAGTTGATCAGCCAGCGCCGCCTGAACGGCGGCACCCCCTTGCCCGCTAGCCGCGCGCTGGCCCTAACGCTTCGCCTGGGCCGCAACACGGTGCTTGCCGCCTATGATCAGTTGACGGCGGAAGGCTATGTCGAAAGCCGCCATGGCTCCGGCACCTATGTCAGCGACGCCTTCTCCCGGCAAGCCAGCCCAAGCGAACCCGTCAGCGCTCTCCCGCGCGGGCTGTCGCGGCGGGGACAGGCTTTGGCCCAAGCCAGCCGCCTGCCGGCCGGCAAGCTAGGCGCCTTCGTCCCCGGCCTGCCCGAACTAGAACAATTTCCATATCGGCAATGGCAACACTGCCTGGCCAAGCGGCAGCGGCATCCGCCGCTGGAGTGGCTGCGCTACCAGCAACAGGGCGGGCTGCCCGAATTGCGCTGGACATTAAGCCAATACCTGCGGCTCAGTCGATCCGTGCAATGCGAGCCGGAACAGATCGTGATCGCCTCCGGCGCGCAACAGGCCCTCTCATTGCTGGCGCAATTGCTGGCCGAGCCAGGCGACGTCGCCTGGCTGGAGGAGCCCGGCTATGTCGGCGCGCAAGCGGCGATGCAAGCCTCCGGCCTGCGTTGCGTCGGCATCGCCGTCGATCAGGACGGACTCAGAGTCGATGCCGAAGCCGATCCGCCCCGCCTCATCTACGTCACGCCGGCCCACCAGTACCCAACCGGCGCAGTCATGAGCCTGCCGCGCCGGCTAGCGTTGCTGGAACACGCCCGCCGCCACGACAGCTGGATCATTGAAGACGATTACGACGGCGAGTTCTGCTACGCGTCGGCCCCGCTCGCCGCCCTGCAAAGCCTGGATCAGGAACGGCGCGTGATCTATGTCGGAACCTTCAGCAAAGTGATGTATCCCGCGCTGAAGCTGGCGTATCTGGTATTACCGCCGGAGCTGGTCGATCCCTACCGGCGCTGCCAAGCCAGGCTGCAGGGCGAAGGCCACTACGCCGTGCAAGCCGCCGTCGCCGACTTCATCGAGCAAGGCCACTTCGCTCGCCACATCCGCCAGATGCGGACATTGTACCGCCGCCGCCAACAACTGCTGCGGCATGCCTGCGCGCAGACTCTAGGCGACTCGCTGCCGCTGCGCGGCGGAGACGCCGGCATGCACCTGCTGGCGACGCTGCCCGAAGGCTTCGACGAATGGGCATTGCAGGCCGCCGCCGCCGAGCGGCAGCTATGGCTGCGCCCACTGGCCAGGCACTATCTCGGGCAACCATCCGGCAACGGCCTGGTATTGGGCTATGCCGGCATCGCCGACCACGCCATCGCCCCAGCCGTGAGACAATTGGCCGGTCTGCTGGAAACGAGGCTGAAATGA
- a CDS encoding rhodanese-like domain-containing protein, with translation MISQQEFYEAKLAYEIDAADVAKALADGGRSLLLVDTRSEEAFDHETIPGALNRPHRLMTEESCADLPRDAILVAFCDGIGCNGSTKGALKLARLGFQVKELQGGLDWWKRDGYATTRTGGCGKEACDAC, from the coding sequence ATGATCAGCCAACAGGAATTTTACGAGGCCAAGCTAGCCTATGAGATCGATGCGGCCGATGTCGCGAAGGCTTTGGCTGACGGCGGACGGTCCTTGCTGCTGGTCGATACCCGCAGCGAGGAGGCGTTCGATCATGAAACCATTCCCGGCGCGCTGAATCGGCCGCACCGGTTGATGACGGAGGAGAGTTGCGCCGATCTGCCGCGCGATGCGATTCTGGTGGCATTTTGCGACGGCATCGGCTGCAACGGCTCGACCAAGGGCGCGTTGAAGCTGGCGCGGCTGGGTTTCCAGGTAAAAGAACTGCAGGGCGGCCTGGATTGGTGGAAGCGGGATGGCTATGCGACTACCCGCACGGGCGGCTGCGGCAAGGAGGCGTGCGATGCGTGCTGA
- a CDS encoding GNAT family N-acetyltransferase has translation MRADWSELAQAAERNENGQMVGVRVEWAGACQPPRVELEGRYCRVEPLNDAKHAAQLFDALHRMPGGANWTYLGHGPFSVLEDWGRWVEESAALDDPQFYAIVDRTDGEAIGLCSYLRIAPADGSIEVGFLNFSPRLQRSRLATEAMYLMMRHAFALGYRRYEWKCDAQNEPSVRAAQRLGFTFEGLFRQARVNKGRNRDTAWFSILDHEWPARRRALEAWLDADNFDSDGRQRTSLSQIVAARP, from the coding sequence ATGCGTGCTGATTGGTCGGAACTCGCGCAGGCGGCCGAACGCAACGAGAACGGCCAGATGGTGGGCGTCCGGGTGGAGTGGGCGGGCGCATGCCAGCCGCCCCGGGTCGAGCTGGAGGGGCGCTATTGCCGAGTGGAGCCGCTCAACGACGCGAAGCACGCCGCGCAATTGTTCGACGCTTTGCACCGGATGCCCGGCGGAGCCAACTGGACGTATCTCGGCCATGGTCCTTTCTCGGTGCTGGAGGACTGGGGGCGCTGGGTAGAGGAGAGCGCGGCGCTCGACGATCCGCAGTTCTACGCCATAGTGGATCGAACTGACGGCGAAGCGATCGGCCTGTGCAGCTATCTGCGCATCGCGCCGGCGGATGGCAGCATTGAAGTGGGGTTTCTCAACTTCTCGCCGCGGCTGCAGCGCAGCCGCTTGGCGACCGAGGCGATGTATCTGATGATGCGCCACGCCTTCGCGCTGGGCTATCGCCGCTACGAGTGGAAATGTGACGCGCAGAACGAACCCTCGGTGCGGGCCGCGCAGCGGTTGGGCTTCACTTTTGAGGGCTTGTTCCGCCAGGCGCGGGTCAACAAGGGACGCAACCGGGACACCGCCTGGTTTTCCATTCTGGACCATGAGTGGCCGGCGCGGCGACGCGCGCTGGAGGCGTGGTTGGATGCGGATAATTTCGATAGCGACGGACGGCAGCGGACTTCTTTGTCGCAGATTGTTGCGGCGCGGCCGTAA
- a CDS encoding NAD-dependent succinate-semialdehyde dehydrogenase: MIAFTSCNPASGEVCYTRASWTIDALNQSLDHLRQAQRAWASLEVEQRAAGLLRLADQLTQQREALADLVTLEVGKRTPECLAEIDKSAQLIRYYAELAPELLQPLSIPTQASRSGVAFEPLGLVLAVMPWNYPIWQVIRFAVPALMSGNACLVKPAPSVPQCSQLLLEIVRQAGLHVLDMAWIETELVDDAVRRCDAVAFTGSTQTGRAIASLAGRHLKKTVLELGGSNPFIVLADADIEAAARDAANSRFRDAGQSCNAAKRMIVVPQIADAFVDAFCAEASKLRAGDPRDPATTLSPLTRADLREALHAQVLDACHHGAELRLGGQMPHTPGFYYPATVLDRVTPACRVYHEEVFGPVASILRAADEADAIRLANDTPFGLGASIYSADNARAWELARQIEAGSVFINRHTSSDLRLPFGGVKASGYGRELSEFGLYEFVNVKTYWQK; encoded by the coding sequence ATGATCGCCTTCACCAGCTGCAACCCGGCGTCCGGCGAGGTCTGCTACACACGAGCCTCTTGGACCATCGACGCCCTGAATCAAAGCCTGGATCATCTGCGGCAAGCCCAGCGGGCCTGGGCCTCACTGGAAGTTGAACAGCGCGCCGCAGGCTTGCTGCGTCTAGCCGATCAACTGACGCAACAGCGCGAAGCACTGGCGGACCTAGTGACCTTGGAGGTCGGCAAGCGCACACCCGAGTGTTTGGCCGAAATAGATAAATCCGCGCAATTGATACGCTACTACGCGGAGCTGGCGCCTGAATTGCTGCAGCCGCTCAGCATTCCCACCCAGGCCAGCCGCAGCGGCGTAGCTTTCGAGCCACTGGGGCTGGTATTGGCGGTCATGCCGTGGAACTACCCGATCTGGCAAGTGATTCGCTTCGCCGTTCCCGCTCTGATGTCCGGCAACGCCTGCCTGGTAAAACCCGCGCCATCGGTGCCGCAATGCAGTCAACTGCTGCTGGAAATCGTCCGCCAGGCTGGACTCCATGTGCTGGACATGGCCTGGATAGAAACCGAGCTGGTGGACGACGCGGTGCGCCGTTGCGACGCCGTCGCCTTCACCGGCTCCACCCAGACCGGCCGCGCGATCGCCTCGCTGGCAGGCCGGCACCTGAAGAAGACCGTGCTGGAGCTGGGCGGCAGCAATCCCTTCATCGTGCTGGCGGATGCCGACATCGAGGCTGCCGCGCGGGACGCCGCCAACTCGCGTTTTCGCGATGCCGGCCAAAGCTGCAACGCCGCCAAGCGGATGATCGTGGTTCCCCAGATTGCCGACGCCTTCGTCGACGCCTTCTGCGCGGAGGCCTCCAAGCTTCGCGCCGGCGACCCTCGCGATCCAGCCACCACCCTGTCGCCGCTGACCCGCGCCGATCTACGCGAAGCATTGCACGCGCAAGTGCTCGATGCCTGCCACCATGGGGCGGAATTGAGGCTTGGCGGCCAGATGCCGCATACGCCGGGCTTCTATTACCCGGCCACCGTGCTGGACCGCGTCACGCCAGCCTGCCGCGTCTACCATGAAGAAGTCTTCGGCCCAGTAGCCAGCATTCTGCGCGCCGCGGACGAGGCCGACGCGATACGGCTGGCCAACGATACGCCGTTCGGCCTCGGCGCCAGCATTTACAGCGCCGACAACGCGCGCGCCTGGGAATTGGCGCGCCAAATCGAGGCCGGCAGCGTATTCATCAATCGGCATACCAGTTCCGACCTGCGCTTGCCCTTCGGCGGGGTCAAGGCATCCGGCTATGGACGGGAATTATCCGAGTTCGGTCTGTATGAATTCGTCAACGTCAAAACCTACTGGCAAAAATAG
- a CDS encoding acyl-homoserine-lactone synthase: protein MKVFFPFSQGGLELAWVDDDRMREGLWAFRHKIFREQLCWVPLCEDGFDRDEYDGFSDNLVLLRDGRVVGAIRLTIGEHPFMLESEFARLLASGERICKGKEYSEITRLAVDREVLGARDSIKAARLLYLGAWVWSQMRNVRWMYFVVEPVFYRRLVMMGFPIVPVGVPRPLDGGVMSMTGLLDWQQARMELIRSLAHGVSAPSACQALWHEYDYSH from the coding sequence ATGAAAGTTTTTTTCCCGTTTTCGCAGGGCGGTCTGGAGCTGGCATGGGTGGACGATGATCGAATGAGGGAGGGGTTGTGGGCGTTTCGGCACAAGATATTCCGCGAGCAGCTGTGCTGGGTGCCGTTGTGTGAAGATGGTTTTGACCGCGATGAATACGATGGCTTTTCCGATAACTTGGTCTTGCTTCGGGATGGCCGGGTGGTGGGGGCGATCAGGCTGACTATCGGAGAGCATCCCTTCATGCTGGAGTCTGAGTTTGCGCGCTTGCTGGCTTCTGGAGAGCGCATCTGCAAGGGAAAGGAATACTCCGAGATCACGCGCTTGGCGGTGGATCGGGAGGTGTTGGGCGCGCGGGACTCAATCAAGGCTGCACGCTTGCTGTATTTGGGCGCCTGGGTGTGGTCTCAAATGCGCAACGTGCGCTGGATGTACTTTGTCGTCGAGCCGGTATTTTATCGTCGTCTGGTCATGATGGGCTTTCCCATCGTGCCGGTGGGCGTTCCGAGGCCGCTGGATGGAGGAGTGATGTCTATGACCGGCCTGCTGGACTGGCAGCAGGCTCGGATGGAGCTTATTCGTTCACTAGCTCACGGGGTGTCAGCGCCAAGTGCATGCCAAGCACTATGGCATGAGTACGATTATTCGCATTGA
- a CDS encoding LuxR family transcriptional regulator has translation MVTSKPINARPLPAGLTASQQWTLLEWIHMAGHIETENELKAFLDTILSQAPSDRIILVLGRLNNQNQIQRMEKVLNVSYPSDWLDQYSQENFAQHDPIMRIHLGQGPVIWEERFSRAKGAEEKRFIAEASSNGMGNGITFSAASDRNNVGSLLSIGGKEPSRNAALVAMLNCLTPHLHQAAVRIANLPPASPSNMPLSQREYDIFHWMSRGKTNWEIATILNISERTVKFHVANVIRKLNANNRTHAIVLGMHLALTPRELVNE, from the coding sequence ATGGTGACTTCGAAGCCCATCAATGCAAGACCGCTCCCGGCCGGACTCACCGCGTCGCAGCAATGGACATTGCTGGAATGGATTCACATGGCCGGTCACATCGAAACCGAGAATGAGCTGAAGGCCTTTCTGGATACCATCCTCAGCCAGGCGCCATCTGACCGCATCATTCTGGTGCTGGGTCGTCTGAACAATCAGAACCAGATCCAGCGCATGGAAAAAGTGCTTAATGTCAGCTACCCGTCCGACTGGCTGGATCAATATTCTCAGGAAAATTTCGCCCAGCACGACCCCATCATGCGCATTCACCTGGGGCAGGGGCCCGTGATCTGGGAAGAACGCTTCAGCCGCGCCAAAGGAGCAGAGGAAAAGCGCTTCATCGCCGAGGCCAGCAGCAACGGCATGGGTAACGGAATCACATTCAGCGCCGCATCCGACCGCAACAACGTGGGTAGTCTTCTTTCCATCGGCGGGAAAGAGCCAAGCCGCAACGCGGCTCTAGTGGCCATGCTCAACTGCCTGACGCCGCATCTGCACCAGGCAGCGGTACGCATCGCCAACCTCCCTCCCGCCTCTCCCAGCAACATGCCGCTATCTCAGCGCGAATACGATATTTTCCACTGGATGAGCCGAGGCAAAACCAACTGGGAAATCGCCACCATCCTCAACATCAGCGAGCGAACGGTAAAATTCCACGTCGCCAATGTGATTCGCAAACTCAATGCGAATAATCGTACTCATGCCATAGTGCTTGGCATGCACTTGGCGCTGACACCCCGTGAGCTAGTGAACGAATAA
- a CDS encoding LysR family transcriptional regulator, whose translation MDTLKALMVFMTTAENGSFSDAARKLGVSPAAISQSIARLEQELEVRLFNRTTRQLTLTEDGRRFYAQCRGPVNNLDSAINQLKASRDEPAGHLRVSMPNSFGRRFILPIMGEFCERYPKVRVFFGLDDHFSDLIEDGYDVGVRTGMMPDSRMVARNLSQMPLYVVASPEYWDKNGRPSSPEELGSHDCINFQFPTSGRLFKWEFDRKGERIPLEVNGTYTLNDMEAVAELARLGMGVAQLPGHEVVHLIRSGELEPVLTDMVSLERSIYICFPHRDHIAPRTRVFVDFVVEKLADHPDIMADLPGLDLSAKRSAFQQSVGAL comes from the coding sequence ATGGACACCTTGAAAGCATTAATGGTCTTTATGACCACCGCTGAGAACGGCAGTTTTTCAGATGCCGCCCGCAAACTCGGCGTATCGCCCGCTGCGATCAGTCAGAGCATCGCCAGACTGGAGCAGGAACTGGAAGTGCGCCTGTTCAACCGCACTACTCGGCAGTTGACGCTGACCGAGGATGGCCGGCGTTTCTATGCGCAATGCCGCGGACCGGTCAATAATCTGGACTCCGCCATCAATCAACTGAAAGCAAGCCGCGACGAGCCGGCTGGCCATTTGCGCGTCAGCATGCCAAATTCCTTTGGGCGCCGATTCATCTTGCCCATCATGGGCGAGTTCTGCGAGCGCTATCCCAAGGTGAGGGTATTTTTCGGCCTCGATGACCATTTCAGCGATCTGATCGAGGACGGCTACGATGTCGGCGTGCGCACCGGCATGATGCCGGACAGCCGCATGGTCGCGCGAAACTTGTCGCAGATGCCGCTGTACGTGGTGGCTTCACCCGAGTATTGGGACAAGAACGGCCGTCCTTCCTCGCCGGAGGAGCTGGGCAGCCACGACTGCATCAATTTCCAGTTCCCGACTTCGGGCCGGCTGTTCAAATGGGAGTTCGACCGCAAGGGCGAGCGCATTCCGCTGGAGGTGAATGGCACCTACACGCTGAACGACATGGAGGCGGTGGCCGAGCTGGCGCGTCTCGGCATGGGCGTCGCCCAGTTGCCCGGCCACGAGGTGGTGCATCTGATCCGCAGCGGCGAGCTGGAGCCGGTGCTGACCGATATGGTGTCGCTGGAGCGCTCCATTTACATCTGCTTCCCCCATCGCGACCATATCGCGCCGCGCACGCGCGTGTTCGTCGATTTCGTGGTGGAAAAGCTGGCGGATCATCCGGACATCATGGCGGATCTGCCGGGTCTCGACCTGTCGGCCAAACGCAGCGCGTTCCAGCAAAGCGTGGGCGCGCTCTAA
- a CDS encoding GGDEF domain-containing protein: MNPWPFSARRIRKELILILLLNLICYLLFSRLDLFEKLDLWLHQHPSSQLDEVLLVSFTLALSMTWFAIRRLREARHLLKALRRQAERDDITGLANRRHANQALLRESERSGRSGRRYSVLLLDLDHFKHINDSHGHLVGDMVLQRFGLALRQRSRQLDTVARWGGEEFIIICPETEQEGARVLAENIAKLLRETDFSPVQSVTASIGVATLADDDTPDSLVHRADMHLYAAKQAGRDRVIGEGPSEPPQA; encoded by the coding sequence ATGAATCCCTGGCCGTTCAGCGCTCGCCGCATACGCAAAGAACTGATCCTGATCCTGCTGCTCAATCTGATTTGCTATCTATTGTTCAGCCGGCTGGATCTGTTCGAGAAATTGGACCTCTGGCTGCATCAGCACCCGAGCTCGCAGCTGGATGAAGTTCTGTTGGTCAGCTTCACGCTGGCGCTGTCCATGACCTGGTTCGCCATCCGCCGCCTGCGCGAGGCCCGGCACTTGCTCAAGGCGTTGCGCCGCCAGGCAGAACGCGACGACATCACCGGCCTGGCCAACCGCCGCCACGCCAACCAGGCGCTGCTGCGAGAAAGCGAGCGCAGCGGCCGTTCCGGCCGCCGCTATTCGGTCTTGCTGCTGGATCTCGATCATTTCAAGCACATCAACGACAGCCATGGCCATCTTGTCGGCGACATGGTGCTGCAACGCTTCGGCCTGGCCTTGCGCCAGCGCTCGCGCCAACTCGACACCGTCGCGCGCTGGGGCGGGGAAGAATTCATCATCATTTGCCCGGAAACCGAACAGGAAGGCGCGCGGGTCCTGGCCGAGAACATCGCCAAATTGTTGCGCGAGACCGATTTCTCCCCGGTTCAGTCTGTCACCGCCAGCATAGGCGTCGCCACCCTGGCCGACGACGATACGCCAGACAGCCTGGTCCATCGCGCCGACATGCATCTGTACGCCGCCAAACAAGCCGGCCGCGACCGGGTGATCGGAGAAGGCCCGAGCGAGCCGCCTCAGGCATGA
- the ubiT gene encoding ubiquinone anaerobic biosynthesis accessory factor UbiT, giving the protein MRIPELILPPAGASLLSRLPAAPPSWLLASMLNLLKKRGVLPVDMALLEGKRFEVHVKDAGLRLRVAAQGDTFAASRGEPDLRLAANCCDFARMMLREEDPDTLFFQRKLSIEGDTELGLIIKNLLDSVDWSQTPLARMMAA; this is encoded by the coding sequence ATGCGCATTCCTGAACTGATCCTTCCCCCGGCAGGCGCCAGCCTGCTGTCCCGCTTGCCCGCCGCGCCGCCCAGCTGGCTGCTGGCCTCCATGCTCAATCTGCTGAAGAAGCGCGGCGTGCTGCCGGTGGACATGGCGCTGCTGGAAGGCAAGCGCTTCGAAGTCCATGTCAAGGACGCCGGCTTGCGGCTGCGCGTCGCCGCGCAGGGCGACACCTTCGCCGCCAGCCGCGGCGAGCCCGATCTGCGGCTCGCGGCCAACTGCTGCGACTTCGCCCGCATGATGCTGCGCGAGGAGGACCCGGACACCCTGTTCTTCCAACGCAAGTTGAGCATAGAGGGCGATACCGAGTTGGGGCTGATCATCAAAAACCTGCTGGACAGCGTGGATTGGAGCCAGACCCCGCTGGCGCGGATGATGGCGGCCTGA
- a CDS encoding U32 family peptidase, whose product MTPIPLKLSLGPVLFFWSRDDILRFYAEAAEWPLDTLYLGEVVCGRRQQLRGQDWIALAADLAATGREVVLSCQALIESESDLKRLRKMVDNGQLAIEANDLGAVRLASEKKLPFVAGAHLNVYNADTLALMRRLGAYRWLPPVEMGRGTLAALLAEAGRQQLEIDTEVFAWGRLPLALSSRCFTARHYNLNKDDCQFRCLEHPDGLRLDTREGQHFLAINGIQTMSDGCHALLPHLAELREAGAGRVRISPQAHGTAAVVRAFRQQLDGQGDAGAQLAELRPHAPGELVDGYWRGQAGIQALETRHAHS is encoded by the coding sequence ATGACCCCCATTCCCCTGAAGCTGTCGCTCGGCCCGGTGTTGTTCTTCTGGAGCCGCGACGACATTCTCCGCTTTTACGCCGAAGCCGCCGAATGGCCGCTGGATACCCTGTACCTAGGCGAAGTGGTCTGCGGCCGCCGCCAGCAACTGCGCGGCCAGGACTGGATCGCGCTGGCCGCGGACCTCGCCGCGACAGGCCGCGAAGTGGTGCTGTCCTGCCAGGCGCTGATCGAGAGCGAGTCCGATCTCAAGCGGCTGCGCAAGATGGTCGACAACGGCCAGCTGGCCATCGAGGCCAACGACCTCGGCGCGGTGAGGCTGGCCAGCGAAAAGAAGCTGCCCTTCGTCGCCGGCGCCCATCTCAACGTCTACAACGCCGACACCCTGGCGCTGATGCGCCGGCTTGGCGCCTACCGCTGGCTGCCGCCGGTGGAAATGGGCCGCGGCACGCTGGCCGCGCTGCTGGCCGAGGCGGGCCGCCAGCAATTGGAAATCGATACCGAGGTGTTCGCCTGGGGCCGGCTGCCGCTGGCGCTGTCCTCGCGCTGCTTCACCGCCCGCCATTACAACCTGAACAAGGACGACTGCCAGTTCCGCTGCCTGGAGCATCCGGACGGACTGCGGCTGGATACCCGCGAAGGCCAGCACTTTCTGGCCATCAACGGCATCCAGACCATGTCCGACGGCTGCCACGCGCTGCTGCCGCATCTGGCCGAACTGCGCGAAGCCGGGGCTGGCCGCGTCCGGATCAGCCCGCAAGCTCACGGCACCGCCGCCGTGGTGCGCGCCTTCCGCCAACAGCTGGATGGCCAGGGCGACGCCGGCGCGCAGCTCGCCGAGCTGCGCCCGCATGCGCCCGGCGAACTCGTCGACGGCTACTGGCGCGGCCAAGCCGGCATTCAAGCCCTGGAGACCCGACATGCGCATTCCTGA
- the ubiU gene encoding ubiquinone anaerobic biosynthesis protein UbiU, whose product MPASQKLPELVCPAGSLPALKAAVDHGADTVYFGLKNDTNARNFAGLNFDEHTARIGIRYAHDRGRQVLMAINTYAQGGDISRWRRAVDQAADLGVDAVILADLGLLDYASRRHPELRLHLSVQGSATNHEALKLAHELFGIQRAVLPRVLTLDQVQKVIEHSPVEIEVFGFGSLCVMVEGRCLLSSYATGESPNSHGVCSPAKYVQWQNTPSSLDARLSGILIDQYGLDQPAGYPTLCKGRFEVQGDTYYALEEPTSLNVLTVLPQLLDMGVAAIKIEGRQRSPAYVAQVTRALREALDAAGRERHRFMVQPAWQQALSKVAEGRQQTLGAYDRPWK is encoded by the coding sequence ATGCCAGCCAGTCAGAAACTGCCGGAACTGGTGTGTCCGGCGGGCAGCCTGCCCGCGCTCAAGGCCGCCGTCGACCATGGCGCCGATACCGTCTACTTCGGCCTGAAAAACGACACCAACGCCCGCAACTTCGCCGGCCTCAATTTCGACGAACACACCGCCCGCATCGGCATCCGCTACGCGCATGACCGCGGCCGCCAGGTGCTGATGGCGATCAACACCTACGCCCAGGGCGGCGATATCAGCCGCTGGCGCCGGGCGGTGGACCAGGCCGCCGATCTCGGCGTAGACGCCGTGATCCTGGCCGATCTGGGCCTGCTCGATTACGCCAGCCGCCGTCATCCCGAGCTGCGCCTGCATCTGTCGGTGCAGGGATCGGCCACCAACCACGAAGCGCTGAAGCTCGCCCACGAGCTGTTCGGCATCCAGCGCGCGGTGCTGCCGCGCGTGCTGACGCTGGATCAGGTGCAGAAAGTGATCGAGCACAGCCCAGTGGAAATCGAAGTATTCGGCTTCGGCAGCCTGTGCGTGATGGTGGAGGGCCGCTGCCTGTTGTCCAGCTACGCCACCGGCGAATCGCCGAACAGCCACGGCGTTTGTTCGCCAGCCAAATACGTGCAATGGCAGAACACGCCATCCAGCCTGGACGCCCGGCTGTCCGGCATCCTGATTGATCAATACGGCCTGGACCAGCCAGCCGGCTACCCGACGCTGTGCAAAGGCCGCTTCGAGGTCCAGGGCGACACCTACTACGCGCTGGAAGAGCCCACCAGCCTCAATGTGCTGACGGTGCTGCCGCAGTTGCTGGACATGGGCGTGGCCGCGATCAAGATAGAAGGCCGTCAGCGCAGCCCGGCCTACGTCGCCCAGGTGACCCGCGCGCTGCGAGAGGCGCTGGACGCCGCTGGCCGGGAGCGGCACCGCTTCATGGTGCAGCCGGCCTGGCAGCAGGCGCTGAGCAAGGTGGCGGAGGGGCGCCAGCAGACGCTGGGCGCCTATGACCGCCCCTGGAAATGA